One window of the Acaryochloris sp. CCMEE 5410 genome contains the following:
- the folE gene encoding GTP cyclohydrolase I FolE produces the protein MTVPSIPSFVPETITTEAQPIVSEAEMEAAVRTLLLGMGEDPDREGLRDTPKRVVKSLKFLSSGYQQSLDELLNGAVFSEDLDEMVLVRDIDLFSSCEHHILPIIGKAHVAYIPNGKVIGLSKIARICEMYARRLQVQERLTAQIADALQGLLKPQGVAVVVEASHMCMVMRGVQKPGSWTSTSAMRGVFSSDARTRQEFFNLIAHAPAIR, from the coding sequence ATGACCGTGCCTTCCATCCCTTCATTTGTTCCTGAGACGATTACCACTGAAGCTCAGCCCATCGTCTCGGAGGCCGAAATGGAGGCCGCCGTCCGTACGTTATTGCTGGGTATGGGTGAAGATCCTGATCGAGAAGGTCTGCGAGATACCCCTAAGCGAGTGGTTAAATCTTTAAAATTTCTGTCTTCGGGTTATCAGCAATCCCTGGATGAATTGCTGAATGGGGCCGTCTTTTCTGAAGACCTGGATGAAATGGTCCTAGTGCGCGATATTGATCTCTTTAGTTCCTGCGAACATCACATTTTGCCTATCATTGGTAAAGCCCATGTAGCCTATATTCCCAACGGCAAAGTGATTGGCCTGTCGAAAATCGCCCGCATCTGTGAAATGTATGCTCGGCGGCTTCAGGTACAAGAACGGTTAACCGCCCAAATTGCGGATGCCTTGCAGGGCCTCCTAAAGCCCCAAGGGGTGGCTGTGGTGGTAGAAGCCAGTCATATGTGTATGGTGATGCGAGGGGTGCAAAAACCCGGATCTTGGACCTCCACCAGCGCCATGCGAGGCGTCTTTTCTAGCGATGCCCGCACTCGCCAAGAGTTCTTTAACCTGATCGCCCACGCACCAGCTATTCGCTAG
- a CDS encoding GTP-binding protein: MLPVPGLFEYRLPVTLITGFLGSGKTTLLNHLMRHLGDRRAAVFVNEFGAIDIDSQILVTVDEDLVTLSNGCICCQIKDDFLMAFRRVLAYNQMQTSAGKRGLDAIFLETSGMADPYPLMLTFRATELWSLTRLDAILTVVDAETFTAEHFQSQTALAQIQHGDIILLNKTDLVDQEQLKSVETEIRHLKPQARILPMTYGQVPLSSVLDVDLYSEDMETGSPSGVQHLQNDGFVAVPFESDRPFSLRKFQKFLDYQLPSEVFRAKGVLWFDESPHRHLFQLSGKRSQLQDEAWHDPPRNQLVCIGRNLDEKQLQYQLHQCLAP, translated from the coding sequence ATGCTTCCTGTCCCTGGACTCTTTGAATATCGGTTGCCCGTCACCCTGATCACAGGCTTTTTGGGGAGTGGTAAAACCACTCTCTTAAACCATTTAATGCGCCATTTGGGGGATCGACGTGCGGCAGTGTTTGTCAATGAATTTGGAGCTATTGACATTGATAGCCAAATTCTGGTGACCGTGGATGAAGATCTGGTGACCTTGTCTAACGGCTGCATCTGCTGCCAGATCAAGGATGATTTTCTGATGGCCTTCCGACGGGTCTTGGCCTATAACCAAATGCAAACGTCCGCCGGGAAACGGGGGCTAGATGCCATTTTTTTGGAAACCTCCGGGATGGCCGATCCCTATCCGCTGATGCTCACCTTTAGAGCGACTGAACTCTGGAGCCTGACCCGTTTGGATGCAATCTTGACCGTTGTGGATGCTGAGACCTTTACGGCTGAACATTTCCAAAGTCAGACGGCCCTTGCTCAAATTCAACATGGTGACATCATCCTGTTGAATAAAACTGATCTAGTCGATCAAGAGCAGCTTAAGTCTGTAGAGACTGAGATTCGGCACCTAAAGCCCCAGGCCAGGATACTGCCGATGACCTATGGCCAAGTGCCCCTTTCCAGCGTTTTAGATGTGGATCTCTATTCCGAGGATATGGAAACAGGCTCACCCTCAGGAGTCCAGCATCTGCAGAATGACGGGTTTGTCGCTGTCCCCTTTGAAAGCGATCGCCCCTTTAGCTTAAGAAAATTCCAGAAATTTCTGGACTATCAGCTCCCCTCAGAAGTCTTTCGAGCGAAAGGGGTTCTCTGGTTTGACGAAAGTCCCCACAGACATCTATTTCAACTCAGTGGTAAACGGAGCCAGCTTCAGGACGAAGCTTGGCATGATCCCCCCAGAAACCAACTGGTGTGCATTGGCCGTAACCTAGATGAAAAACAATTACAATATCAGCTCCATCAGTGTCTTGCCCCATGA
- a CDS encoding GTP-binding protein has protein sequence MSSPSVIAVAGPFGSGKTTWINQFLKNETALSYYFYPGLDRSPVDLIRIGYCFPWVQVMSDLQAPQVFSSLPDGAVIYLELDFLEPIEPLLPKALPCHHVAVLPPDLQESAWHEWADEIVTGNDIAIPNATQPPERWHAPLQGQVFDPASLEVVLTELIEGAYGEVHRIKGIFEMPDGQALYIDFVAGLEGVEYTELNIPRWLEGRPDRWSGIEVIGNNLQPKIISETLLDGGLTDQIIAYYQQQYQALSPV, from the coding sequence ATGAGTAGTCCTTCTGTTATTGCCGTCGCTGGCCCCTTTGGCAGCGGTAAAACCACCTGGATTAACCAGTTTTTAAAGAATGAAACGGCTCTCTCCTATTATTTCTATCCGGGACTAGACCGAAGCCCCGTTGACCTGATTCGAATTGGCTATTGTTTCCCTTGGGTTCAGGTCATGTCTGATCTGCAAGCGCCCCAGGTGTTCTCCTCTCTGCCCGACGGAGCAGTCATTTATCTAGAGCTAGACTTTCTTGAGCCCATAGAACCTCTTCTACCGAAGGCACTTCCCTGTCATCACGTGGCTGTCTTGCCGCCTGATCTGCAAGAGTCTGCCTGGCACGAATGGGCAGATGAGATTGTGACCGGGAACGATATTGCGATTCCAAATGCAACCCAGCCACCGGAGCGATGGCACGCCCCCTTACAGGGGCAAGTCTTTGATCCTGCCAGCTTAGAGGTGGTACTGACGGAACTAATAGAGGGGGCCTATGGTGAGGTGCATCGCATCAAAGGTATCTTTGAGATGCCCGATGGCCAAGCCCTTTACATTGATTTTGTGGCCGGGCTGGAGGGAGTTGAATATACCGAACTCAATATTCCCCGTTGGCTAGAAGGACGCCCCGATCGCTGGAGTGGGATTGAAGTCATAGGCAACAACCTCCAGCCCAAAATCATCTCCGAAACCCTCTTGGATGGAGGCCTTACTGATCAAATCATTGCCTATTATCAACAGCAATACCAAGCCTTAAGCCCTGTATAA
- a CDS encoding metallophosphoesterase: MKLAVISCIHGNYEALNTVLSDIDHHQADQIYCLGDLVGYGPYPNAVVEMIRSLDIPTCQGCWDEDVVEGLNACECSYPSLIAEKRGRQAHEWTNQVIHPEVRDYLAQLPLTLQTENLAFVHGSPNSQHEYLLPSMDGFAALERVVSTDADVLFCGHTHVPYVRELEDGKLSVRVHQPGQDDQQHQFTASLKRIINAGSVGEPRHGRPNATYVLYDTDTAQVTLQEVPYDYEKTCAAIIDKGLPPIFAWRLARGMEFAERADDPSHVCQR, from the coding sequence ATGAAACTTGCGGTAATTTCCTGTATTCATGGCAATTATGAGGCCCTGAATACCGTGCTCTCTGATATTGATCACCATCAAGCCGACCAAATTTACTGTCTGGGTGATTTAGTCGGTTACGGTCCCTACCCCAATGCCGTGGTGGAGATGATTCGTTCCCTCGATATTCCCACCTGCCAGGGCTGCTGGGATGAAGATGTGGTCGAAGGTCTGAATGCCTGTGAATGTAGCTATCCTTCCCTGATCGCAGAGAAGCGGGGAAGGCAAGCCCATGAATGGACCAACCAAGTCATCCATCCAGAGGTGAGGGACTATCTGGCCCAACTGCCCCTGACCCTACAGACTGAGAACCTAGCCTTTGTCCACGGGAGTCCCAACAGTCAGCATGAATATTTACTGCCCAGCATGGATGGATTTGCGGCCCTAGAGCGGGTGGTCTCCACCGACGCAGATGTCTTGTTCTGTGGCCATACCCATGTTCCCTATGTGCGGGAGCTAGAGGATGGCAAGCTCTCCGTGCGCGTTCACCAACCGGGACAAGACGACCAGCAGCATCAGTTCACGGCGTCTTTGAAGCGAATTATCAATGCCGGATCCGTGGGAGAACCCCGCCATGGACGTCCCAATGCCACCTACGTTCTCTATGACACGGATACGGCCCAGGTCACCCTTCAGGAGGTGCCCTATGACTATGAGAAGACCTGTGCAGCCATTATTGACAAGGGTTTGCCGCCCATTTTTGCCTGGCGCTTAGCGCGGGGGATGGAGTTTGCCGAACGAGCCGACGATCCTAGTCATGTATGTCAGCGGTAG
- a CDS encoding metallophosphoesterase, whose product MEQWAILSGIEGNLGAYEAVLADIRRQRFPVSDVYVLGDFVGFKGDNEAVIRRLQSPGAGELEPQICIGWWEEQCFNLYGLGSLPDAPELVDQEGADAVQRLWESVSRQSVQWMRSLHFGFHELDCLLIHGSTVGYADELTPDTPAMQLCDRLIRADANHLFCGRSGLAFECWIEPEDLRSTVMTLEGTQTTPAQKYTSRRIIGVGNVGRQPGQATYTLYNPANNQITFKTVKYSKAKGFAVQHS is encoded by the coding sequence ATGGAACAGTGGGCAATTTTAAGTGGGATAGAAGGTAATCTCGGCGCCTATGAGGCGGTACTGGCAGATATCCGTCGACAGCGCTTTCCGGTGTCGGATGTATATGTTTTAGGCGATTTTGTGGGCTTCAAGGGAGATAACGAGGCCGTAATCCGACGACTTCAGTCTCCGGGTGCTGGGGAATTAGAGCCCCAAATTTGTATCGGTTGGTGGGAAGAGCAGTGCTTTAATTTATACGGGTTGGGCAGCTTACCCGATGCCCCAGAGCTGGTAGACCAAGAGGGGGCCGATGCAGTTCAGCGTCTCTGGGAATCGGTCTCCCGGCAGTCCGTACAGTGGATGCGATCGCTCCACTTTGGATTTCACGAATTAGACTGCCTGCTGATACATGGCAGTACAGTGGGTTATGCAGATGAACTCACACCGGATACACCGGCGATGCAATTGTGCGATCGCTTAATTAGAGCCGATGCCAATCACCTCTTCTGTGGCCGCTCAGGACTCGCGTTTGAATGTTGGATTGAGCCAGAGGATCTACGCTCCACGGTCATGACCCTAGAGGGCACGCAGACGACCCCAGCCCAAAAATACACATCTCGACGCATCATCGGTGTAGGCAACGTTGGACGCCAGCCTGGACAGGCAACCTATACTCTTTATAATCCTGCCAACAATCAAATCACCTTTAAAACCGTGAAATACAGTAAGGCCAAAGGCTTTGCTGTTCAGCACTCCTAG
- a CDS encoding HigA family addiction module antitoxin — protein sequence MNEEKLMPVHPGEVLLEEFLKPMNLSQNQMALALRVPARRINEIVHGKRRITADTALRLARYFNMSPRFWLGLQMDYDLDVAEDEVGEQLNKEVVALGSEPSKQ from the coding sequence ATGAATGAAGAGAAGCTGATGCCAGTACATCCTGGTGAGGTACTTTTAGAAGAGTTTCTAAAGCCAATGAATCTTAGTCAAAATCAGATGGCTTTGGCACTTCGAGTTCCTGCACGACGGATTAACGAAATTGTTCATGGAAAGCGACGTATTACAGCGGATACAGCCCTTCGTTTAGCTCGTTATTTCAATATGTCGCCACGATTTTGGTTGGGATTGCAAATGGATTACGACTTGGATGTGGCTGAGGATGAAGTAGGGGAGCAACTCAATAAAGAAGTGGTTGCCTTAGGGAGTGAGCCTTCAAAGCAATAA
- a CDS encoding type II toxin-antitoxin system RelE/ParE family toxin codes for MIRTFKDKETQKVFERQRSRKLPSDIQQVALRKLRMLNRAETLQDLRVPPANRLERLVGDRKGQHSIRINDQWRICFLWQDGDALDVEIVDYH; via the coding sequence ATGATCCGAACCTTTAAAGATAAAGAGACTCAGAAAGTCTTTGAGCGTCAGCGTTCTCGCAAATTACCCTCGGACATTCAGCAAGTGGCATTGCGGAAACTGCGGATGCTAAATCGAGCAGAAACCCTTCAAGATCTTCGCGTCCCACCGGCTAATCGATTGGAGCGCCTTGTTGGTGATAGAAAAGGTCAGCACAGCATTCGGATTAATGATCAATGGCGAATTTGCTTTTTGTGGCAAGACGGTGATGCTTTAGACGTAGAGATCGTTGATTATCATTGA